GTAAAAGCGGTCCCACAGCTGTTCCACATTGAGGTGGATGAGCGTCAGAATACTCAGCAGCACCAGCGAGATGAATGCTATCAGGCCAACACCCGGCTGGAGAAACGCGTAATCCTGAACCTTAATGGACGCCACACCCACACCAACCAGGTAGATATCGAGCATCACCCATTCTTTGAGTTTTTCGAGCATCAGCAGAACTGGGCGAAGATTCATGCCGAGAATATTACCCAGCCACAAATAGGCGATGGCGATAACCAGTACCAGCGGCGCACCGACGCTGCAAAATAGCACCATCGCGGCAGGGATAGGGTCGCCCTGATCGGTCATCTGCCAGATACCCTGCAACAGGTTGGCGTCGATACGCACGCCGAGCAGATGCAAACGCAACAGCGGTTCGCTCCATGCAAAAGGCATCAGCAGCAGCATGGTCACCGCCATTGCCGCCAGGCGTGTTAAAGACCAGTCGCGCCCGTCACGAATTTTTGCGTCGCAGCGAGGGCAATATGCGCTTTGTGACGCTTTGACCACGGGCAGGGTAAAAAGCGTGTCACACTGCGGACAGCGGTGATACTCCACAGACGTCAGTGGGTTTCCAATCGCATGGACGGTGATTTTTTTGCCCGGCGAGATTTGAGAAGCTCTTAGTGCCATTTATTAGCTTTTGAAATGAATGTATAACTCTATCTTAACCTATGAACGGATTCATCTTGAGCCCGAACGCATTTAATGCTTATTTTATTAGGCTATGCGTCGGCACTGACCGGCTTCGAATTAAGTACAATAAGTGATTGAATAATGAGCGAATCAGAGTTTTACGCGGATCTTAACCGTGATTTTCAGGCATTAATGGCAGGTGAAACCAGTTTTTTAGCCACACTCTCTAATACCAGCGCGCTGTTGTATGAGCGTCTGACCGACGTTAACTGGGCCGGTTTTTATCTGCTCGAGGGCGAAACGCTGGTTCTGGGTCCGTTCCAGGGCAAAATTGCCTGCGTTCGTATCCCGGTCGGTCGTGGCGTTTGCGGCACGGCGGTGTCGGAAAATCGCGTACAGCGTGTGGAAGACGTCCACGCCTTTGCCGGTCATATCGCCTGTGACGCGGCAAGCAACTCCGAAATCGTGCTCCCTCTGGTGGTTAACGGAAAAATTATCGGCGTGCTGGATATCGACAGCCCAGAGTATTCCCGCTTCAGTACTGAAGATGAACAGGGGCTCCGTGAGCTGGTTGATCACCTTGAAAAGCTGCTTGCGGCCACCGATTATCACAAATACTTTCAGCCTGTCGCAGGATAATCAACGGATAACGTAGCATTTACCGATGGCGTCATTATAATGACGCCTGTTCATGCCCGCGGTATGTTGGCTACGTCCGTTGTAATCAGGAAATTTCATGGAAAATCAACCTAAGTTGAATAGCAGTAAAGAAGTTATCGCATTTCTGGCCGAACGATTCCCACAGTGTTTCAGCGCTGAAGGTGAAGCACGCCCACTGAAAATTGGTATTTTTCAGGATCTGGTAACACGCGTTGAGGGTGAAATGAACCTCAGCAAAACCCAGCTTCGTTCCGCCTTACGTCTTTATACGTCCAGCTGGCGCTATCTGTACGGCATCAAAGCGGGTGCAACCCGTGTTGATCTCGACGGAAACCCGTGCGGCGAGCTGGATGAGCAGCATGTGACTCACGCGCGTCAGCAGCTTGAAGAAGCGAAGGCCCGTGTGCAGGCACAGCGTGCAGAACAGCAGGCTAAAAAACGTGAAGCTGCCATTGCGGCAGGTGAGCCGGTTGATGCCCCACGTCGTGAGCGCAAACCGCGTCCAGCTGCCCCACGCAAAGAGGCTGGCGCGAATAAACCGCGTCCAGCTGCTAAACCTGCGGCGGCAAAAGCACCACGTCCAGCACGTGAAGAGCGTCTTACCCCGGTATCTGACATTTCTGAGCTGAGCGTTGGCCAGTCTCTGAAAGTCAAAGCGGGTAACAACGCAATGGACGCCACTGTACTGGAAATCACCAAAGATGGCGTTCGTGTACAGCTGACTTCTGGTATGTCAATGATTGTACGCACAGAACACTTGATGTTCTGAAACGGAGGCCGGGCCTGGCATGAACAATTTTTTTAAGGTCACCGCGCTCGCTGGCATGCTAGTAATGGCAGGCCAGTCGTTCGCTGTGGACGATATTACACGTGCTAACCAGATTCCTGTTCTTAAGGAAGAGGCCCAGCATGCAACGGTAAGCGAGCGTGTCACGTCTCGCTTTACCCGTTCTCATTATCGCCAGTTCGATCTCGACAACGCGTTCTCGGCGAAAATTTTCGACCGCTTCCTTAACCTCCTGGACTACAGCCACAACGTGCTGCTGGCCAGCGATGTTTCCCAGTATGATGCCCGTAAATCGCAGGTCGGTGACGAACTGCGCAGTGGCAAACTGGATGTTTTCTACGATCTTTATAATCTGGCGCAAAAACGCCGCTTTGAGCGCTATCAATACGCGCTCAAAGTGCTAGAGCGTCCGATGGATTTTACCGGCAACGACACCTACAATCTTGACCGCACCAAATCACCGTGGCCAAAAGATGAAGCCGAGCTGAATGCGCTGTGGGATGGCAAAGTCAAATATGACGAACTGAGCCTGAAGCTTGCCGGTAAAGACGAAAAAGAAATTCGTGAAACGCTGACCCGTCGCTACAAGTTCGCGATTCGCCGTCTGGCTCAGACCAACAGCGAAGATGTGTTCTCTCTGGCGATGACCGCGTTTGCGCACGAAATCGATCCGCACACCAACTACCTTTCCCCGCGTAACACCGAACAATTCAATACCGAAATGAGCCTTTCTCTGGAAGGTATCGGTGCGGTGCTGCAAATGGACGACGACTACACCATGATTAATTCCATGGTGGCAGGCGGTCCTGCGGCGAAGAGTAAAGCCATTAGCGTTGGCGATCGTATCGTCGGCGTTGGCCAGACCGGTAAAGGAATGGTTGATGTTATTGGCTGGCGTCTGGATGACGTTGTCGCCTTGATCAAAGGGCCGAAGGGCAGCAAAGTGCGCCTGGAAATTCTGCCTGCCGGTAAAGGTACCAAAACCCGCACCATCACGCTGACTCGCGAGCGCATTCGCCTCGAAGACCGCGCCGTGAAGATGTCGGTGAAAAACGTCGGCAAAGAAAAAGTGGGCGTGCTGGATATCCCTGGTTTCTACGTGGGTCTGACCGATGATGTGAAGGTGCAGCTGCAGAAACTGGAAAAACAAAACGTCACCAGTGTCGTTATCGATCTGCGCAGCAACGGCGGCGGTGCACTGACCGAAGCGGTTTCGCTTTCTGGTCTGTTTATCCCGTCTGGCCCGGTTGTGCAGGTGCGTGATAACAATGGCAAGGTACGCGAAGACAGCGATACCGACGGCGTTGTGTATTACAAAGGCCCTCTGGTGGTGCTGGTAGACCGCTTCAGTGCGTCTGCATCTGAAATCTTCGCGGCGGCTATGCAGGACTACGGTCGTGCGCTGATTGTCGGTGAACCTACCTTTGGTAAAGGCACCGTGCAGCAGTATCGCTCCCTGAACCGCATCTACGATCAGATGCTGCGTCCTGAGTGGCCAGCGCTGGGTTCTGTGCAGTACACCATTCAGAAGTTCTACCGCATCAACGGCGGCAGTACTCAACGTAAAGGTGTGACGCCGGATATCATGATGCCAACTGGCAACGAAGAGACGGAAACCGGCGAGAAGTTTGAAGATAACGCTCTGCCGTGGGACAGCATCAATGCCGCGACCTTCGTCAAAACGGGCGATATGATGCCGTTTGGTCCTGAGCTGTTGAAAGACCACAATGACCGTATCGCAAAAGATCCGGAATTCCAGTACATCGCCAAAGATATTGCCCGTTTCAATGCGCTGAAAGAGCGCCGCAATATCGCCTCACTGAATTACGCACAGCGTGAGAAAGAGAATGAGGAAGATGACGCGACGCGCCTGGCCCGCATCAACGATCGTTATAAACGTGAAGGCAAGCCACCGCTGAAGAAACTGGACGATCTGCCGAAGGATTATCAGGAGCCCGATCCGTATCTGGATGAAACGGTCCATATCGCTAATGACCTGGCGAATATGGAAAAAGACCGGCCCGCGGTAACACCAACCGCCAGCAAATAACCCCCCAACAGGCACAAGAAATTGTGCCTGTTTTTTTTCCTTTCTCAAGCGTGCGTCAGCGAGAGGCAACACAATGTAAAGTTGTGTTTTTCTCGTGACTTAGCGACCTCTGATAGTTGAAAATCAGCGTAAGACCCATACCATATGGGTAATCGCATAGTGCGTTTTGTTACAACGAGGTTAAAGAAAATTATGATGCGAATCGCGCTCTTCCTGATGACCAACCTGGCGGTTATGGTCGTGTTTGGGCTGGTGCTAAGCCTGACAGGAATTCAGTCTAGCAGCATGACAGGCCTGCTTATCATGGCGCTGCTTTTCGGTTTTGGTGGCTCGATTGTGTCGCTATTAATGTCGAAATGGATGGCGCTGAAATCGGTAGGTGGTGAGGTTATTGAACAGCCGCGCAATGAAACTGAGCGCTGGCTGATGAACACCGTCGCACAGCAGTCCCGTCAGGCGGGTATTGCCATGCCGCAGGTTGCGGTCTATCACGCGCCGGATATCAACGCCTTCGCGACCGGTGCACGCCGTGATGCGTCGTTGGTTGCCGTGAGTACTGGCCTGTTGCAGAACATGAGCCGTGACGAGGCCGAAGCCGTCATCGCGCACGAAATCAGCCACATCGCCAACGGTGACATGGTGACCATGACCCTGATTCAGGGCATTGTGAACACCTTTGTTATCTTTATTTCTCGCGTTATCGCGCAAATTGCAGCCGGTTTCCTGGGCGGCAACCGCGATGAAGGTGAAAGCAGCAACGGTAATCCGCTGATTTACTTTGCGGTAGCGACCGTGCTGGAGCTGGTATTTGGTATTCTTGCCAGCATCATCACCATGTGGTTCTCCCGTCATCGTGAGTTCCACGCCGATGCCGGTTCAGCCAAACTGGTGGGCCGCGAGAAAATGATTGCGGCGCTGCAGCGCCTTAAAACCAGTTACGAGCCGCAGGAAGCCAGCAGCATGATGGCGTTTTGTATCAACGGTAAAGCGAAATCCATGAGCGAACTGTTCATGACGCACCCACCGCTGGACAAACGTATCGAAGCGCTGCGCAGCGGCGAGTATCTGAAATAACGAATTCACAGCACGACCCTTAAAGCAAAGCGCCTCTCAGAGGCGCTTTTTTTATGCCCGGATCAGGAGACAGCACGAGGCTGGGTGACGCGAAGGCCACTGATGATGGCGGCGATAACCGCG
This DNA window, taken from Scandinavium goeteborgense, encodes the following:
- the yebS gene encoding membrane integrity lipid transport subunit YebS gives rise to the protein MALRASQISPGKKITVHAIGNPLTSVEYHRCPQCDTLFTLPVVKASQSAYCPRCDAKIRDGRDWSLTRLAAMAVTMLLLMPFAWSEPLLRLHLLGVRIDANLLQGIWQMTDQGDPIPAAMVLFCSVGAPLVLVIAIAYLWLGNILGMNLRPVLLMLEKLKEWVMLDIYLVGVGVASIKVQDYAFLQPGVGLIAFISLVLLSILTLIHLNVEQLWDRFYPQRPAQRADPGLQVCLGCHHTGFADSRGRCRRCHIPLRHRRANSLQKCWAALIASMIFLLPANLLPISIIYVNGARQEDTILSGIISLGSSNIPVAAVVFIASILVPFTKVLVMLTLLISIHFKCEQGLRTRILLLRFVTWIGRWSMLDLFVISLMMSLINRDQLLAFTMGPAAFYFGAAVILTILAVEWLDSRLLWDAHESGNARFTD
- a CDS encoding GAF domain-containing protein — translated: MSESEFYADLNRDFQALMAGETSFLATLSNTSALLYERLTDVNWAGFYLLEGETLVLGPFQGKIACVRIPVGRGVCGTAVSENRVQRVEDVHAFAGHIACDAASNSEIVLPLVVNGKIIGVLDIDSPEYSRFSTEDEQGLRELVDHLEKLLAATDYHKYFQPVAG
- the proQ gene encoding RNA chaperone ProQ, translating into MENQPKLNSSKEVIAFLAERFPQCFSAEGEARPLKIGIFQDLVTRVEGEMNLSKTQLRSALRLYTSSWRYLYGIKAGATRVDLDGNPCGELDEQHVTHARQQLEEAKARVQAQRAEQQAKKREAAIAAGEPVDAPRRERKPRPAAPRKEAGANKPRPAAKPAAAKAPRPAREERLTPVSDISELSVGQSLKVKAGNNAMDATVLEITKDGVRVQLTSGMSMIVRTEHLMF
- the prc gene encoding carboxy terminal-processing peptidase, with the protein product MNNFFKVTALAGMLVMAGQSFAVDDITRANQIPVLKEEAQHATVSERVTSRFTRSHYRQFDLDNAFSAKIFDRFLNLLDYSHNVLLASDVSQYDARKSQVGDELRSGKLDVFYDLYNLAQKRRFERYQYALKVLERPMDFTGNDTYNLDRTKSPWPKDEAELNALWDGKVKYDELSLKLAGKDEKEIRETLTRRYKFAIRRLAQTNSEDVFSLAMTAFAHEIDPHTNYLSPRNTEQFNTEMSLSLEGIGAVLQMDDDYTMINSMVAGGPAAKSKAISVGDRIVGVGQTGKGMVDVIGWRLDDVVALIKGPKGSKVRLEILPAGKGTKTRTITLTRERIRLEDRAVKMSVKNVGKEKVGVLDIPGFYVGLTDDVKVQLQKLEKQNVTSVVIDLRSNGGGALTEAVSLSGLFIPSGPVVQVRDNNGKVREDSDTDGVVYYKGPLVVLVDRFSASASEIFAAAMQDYGRALIVGEPTFGKGTVQQYRSLNRIYDQMLRPEWPALGSVQYTIQKFYRINGGSTQRKGVTPDIMMPTGNEETETGEKFEDNALPWDSINAATFVKTGDMMPFGPELLKDHNDRIAKDPEFQYIAKDIARFNALKERRNIASLNYAQREKENEEDDATRLARINDRYKREGKPPLKKLDDLPKDYQEPDPYLDETVHIANDLANMEKDRPAVTPTASK
- the htpX gene encoding protease HtpX is translated as MMRIALFLMTNLAVMVVFGLVLSLTGIQSSSMTGLLIMALLFGFGGSIVSLLMSKWMALKSVGGEVIEQPRNETERWLMNTVAQQSRQAGIAMPQVAVYHAPDINAFATGARRDASLVAVSTGLLQNMSRDEAEAVIAHEISHIANGDMVTMTLIQGIVNTFVIFISRVIAQIAAGFLGGNRDEGESSNGNPLIYFAVATVLELVFGILASIITMWFSRHREFHADAGSAKLVGREKMIAALQRLKTSYEPQEASSMMAFCINGKAKSMSELFMTHPPLDKRIEALRSGEYLK